The Canis aureus isolate CA01 chromosome 11, VMU_Caureus_v.1.0, whole genome shotgun sequence genome has a segment encoding these proteins:
- the LOC144324103 gene encoding large ribosomal subunit protein eL39 yields the protein MSSHKTFRIKRFLAKKQKQNRPIPQWIRMKTGNKIRYNSKRRHWRRTKLGL from the coding sequence ATGTCTTCTCACAAGACTTTCAGAATCAAGCGATTCctggccaagaaacaaaagcagaatcgtCCTATTCCCCAGTGGATTCGgatgaaaactggtaataaaatcagGTACAATTCCAAGAGGAGACACTGGAGAAGAACCAAACTGGGTCTGTGA